In Paenibacillus antri, the sequence ACGCGGTTCTGCAGGTTCCCGATGAAGAACGCCAGGAACAACGAGAAGTACACGTAGCCGAACAGCACGGTCATGACGATGGAGACGAGAATTTGCACGCTCGTCCAGAAGAAGACGAGCCACCCTTTCTTCGAGACGAACGCCATCACGTAACATGCGAAGAACAACAGGATCAATCCGATGCCCAGCGCGATCTCGTACGGCGAGGAGGAGCGAAAAATGAAATAGAAGGGCAAAATATAGAACACGACCCATACGTATGGGCCGAGTCCGGTGTTTTTAATGAAAAACTGACTCCACTTGGAAATGTCCGCTCCTCCTCCCGCCGGCTACTCCCGCTGCAATCCGGGACGCATCGGCTTACCGCCGACCTTAGCGACCTCCGCGGCCGCGGCGCGCATCTTGAGCTTCGCTTCGCGGAACCCGACGAATCGCTTCGCGTCTTCGTCCCAAAGTCGGAACCAAAGCGACTTCAAGCTTTCGGAGACGCCGATCGTCGTCGCCCGCTGCAGCGGCGGGGTCGAGTTGTGCGCCTGTTCCAAATAGTAGTTCGGCACCTTCGGGCTCAAGTGATGCACATGATGGAAGCCGATGTTGCCCGTAATCCACTGCAGCGGCTTCGGAAGCTTATAATATGAGCTGCCTTCGACGGCCGCTTGCACGTAGCTCCATTCGTTCTCGTGCTCGAAATACGAATCCTCGAAATTATGCTGCACGTAAAACAGCCATACTCCGGCCATTCCGGAGACGAGGAACACCGGGACCTGCACGAGCAGGAACGCTTCCCAGCCGATCGCCCAGCACAGCAGCGCATATAACCCTACGATGCTCACGTTCGTCAAGTATACGTTGATGCGTTCCTTCCAGCGAGCCCCCGGACGATTGAAGCGGTAGTCGATCAAGAACGTGTACGCCGGCCCGAGGCCGAGCATGACGAGCGGATTGCGGTACAATCGGT encodes:
- a CDS encoding fatty acid desaturase, coding for MSQDKTKVAQLKKEIAPFEKTDTAKSVRQMINTIVPLIALWYAAYAALSVSYWLTLALAAVAGGFLVRTFIIFHDCCHGSFFKSRRANAIVGTITGILTVVPYAQWKHTHSVHHATSGNLDKRGVGDMWVMTVEEYAAASFWRRLAYRLYRNPLVMLGLGPAYTFLIDYRFNRPGARWKERINVYLTNVSIVGLYALLCWAIGWEAFLLVQVPVFLVSGMAGVWLFYVQHNFEDSYFEHENEWSYVQAAVEGSSYYKLPKPLQWITGNIGFHHVHHLSPKVPNYYLEQAHNSTPPLQRATTIGVSESLKSLWFRLWDEDAKRFVGFREAKLKMRAAAAEVAKVGGKPMRPGLQRE